CCCTTGCGCAGGCTGGCTGCCCCCCACAGCGCCGGGCAAGCCGACAACGCCCGCCGCGGCGCAAGCTCCTTACCCGGCGGGCCTGCGCAAGGTTGGGCGATTCTTCGGCCGCCCCGTGAATGAATTCACGGTCTGATACACCGAAACCTGCTAAAGCAGGTTGGTGTTGGGTGCGACGACTCAATTCGTGTAATTCGTGGCAGCAGCCTGGCGCGGATGCCGTGCGCCTCTGAGGTCGTCATCTCGGCGCAGCCCTGCGAGGGGGACGTGGAATCCCCTTGCGCAGGCTGGCTGCCGCTCGAATCGCCGGGCAAGCCGACAACGCCCGCCGCGGCGCAAGCCCCTTACCCGGCGAGCCTGCGCAAGGTTGGGCGATTCTTCGGCCGCCCCGTGAATGAATTCACGGTCTGATACACCGAAACCTGCTCAAGCAGGTTGGTGTTGGGTGCGACGACTCAATTCGTGTAATTCGTGGCAGCAGCCTGGCGCGGATGCCGTGCGCCTCTGAGGTCGTCATCTCGTCGCGGCCCTGCGAGGGGGACGTGGAATCCCCTTGCGCAGGCTGGCTGCCCCCCACAGCGCCGGGCAAGCCGACAACGCCCGCCGCGGCGCAAGCTCCTTACCCGGCGGGCCTGCGCAAGGTTGGGCGATTCTTCGGCAGCCCCGTGAATGAATTCACGGTCTGATACACCGAAACCTGCTAAAGCAGGTTGGTGTTGGGTGCGACGACTCAATTCGTGTAATTCGTGGCAGCAGCCTGTCACAGCGTTGCGTGCCTCTGAGGTCGTCATCTCGTCGCGGTCACGGTCATGTCATGTTCCGTTCCAGATCCACCAGGCGAATGGATTGTGATCGAGACAGACAAAATCCCGGATCAGATGACAATCCATTTCCGATGGTGTATAATAGCTGCATCAAATACCATAGACCATGAATGCCAAATTGAGAGGTGAAGTCTGATGACAATGCGCACCATGGAATTGACTCTGAATGAGGTCTTGTTTCAACGATTGGAACGAGCCGCACGTCCTGCCGGGCTTTCGGTCTCTGAGTTGGTCCTGCAACTATTGAAACGATGGTTCGGCGAAATAACGGTTGCCGAATTGGAGCAACAAGAAATCACAGCATACCAGCGGATGCCGGTGGTCGCCGATGAATTTGATGTCTGGGAAAGTGAACAAAGAAGAAAATCGGTCGGCTCTTGATAACGCTTTCCGAAGAGAAGATGCGAAAAGTTGGCCCTGCGCTCTGCTTTGCTCTCGGTGTTGATCTAGACGCGTTATTTGGCGATTACATTGTTGGGCGATAGCAATTACTCGCAGATCATTGCGTACAGATAAAGTGAAGCCAAGAAAATGGGGGATCAGACCTTTGACAGAGAGATGGGGCTTTTCGGCAAATTGAAAACGCTCATATCGTAAGCAATGCCCAACAAGCCCCCGCTCAAACCTTCGGCACATTATCAACTAAAAGAAATATCGCCAACACGATGACAAAGCCGCCAAAGAGGCGGCGCAGATGCGTTGCGGGCAGGCGGCCGGCCAGGCGTGCGCCGGTGAATGCGCCCACCAATCCCGCCGCAGCGAAGATGGTCGTGAGCGACAGCAGCGCGGTCAAGTCAGAAGCGCCGCCGCTGATGTGTCCCAAGAAGCCGGCCAGGCTGTTCATAGCAATGACGAGCAGCGAGGTGCCGACCGCCTGCGCCATCGGCAGCCCAACCAGGATCACCAATGCGGGCACGATCAAGAAGCCGCCGCCGACGCCCAGGATGCCGGTCAACACGCCCACGCCCGCGCCGCCGGCGATAACCGTCAGCCAGCCGCGCGGCGCCGCGGCGTCTGCCCGTTGTGCCGGCGGCGCCAACATCAACCCGCCGATGATCAGCATCAGCAGGGCAAACGCCACGAGCAGGAGCGCAGGGCTGAAACGTTTCGAGAGGCCCGCGGCCAGGAAGGACGCGGCCATGCCGGCGCCGCCGAAGAGCAGGGCCACGCGCCAGTTGAGCGTGCCCTGCGCGCGATGAAACAGCGCGGCCAGCGCGCTGGTCGCCCCCACAATCGCCAACGATGTGGTGATCGCGACCTGCGGCGTCTGGCCAACCAGGTAAACCAGCGCCGGCACGGTCAAGATAGAGCCGCCGCCGCCCAAAAGTCCGAGCGAAAGGCCGATCACGAAGCCGAGCGCCAGGTCCAACGGCAGGCTATTCACTTGGCCGCGCCCTTCTTCACCGGCAGGCCAGCCTGTTCCCAGGCAATCATGCCGCCGCTCAGGTTGACGGCCTTGAAACCCTGGGCAAGGAGCTGCTGCGTGGCGCTGCGGCTGCGGTTGCCGGAGCGGCAGACGCACAGGATTTCGCGTTCGCGCGGCAGATCCTTGAGGCGCTGGCTCAATTCGCCCAGTGGGATCAGCATGGCGCCGGCAATGTGACCGAGTCTGTACTCCTCGGGCTGGCGCACATCGAGAATGAACGGGGCGGGCTGAGTGCGCAAACGCTGACCCGCCTCGCTCGCGCTAATCGCCGCAATCGAGCCGCCGCCCAAGAGTCGCCTGAAAAAATCCATCGTGTTGTCCCTCATCTATTTACTGGATTGTCGCACACTCCCGTGTTGGATGAAACCACAGGCAAAAGGTTACACAGCAATCTCACACGTCGTAGTACAGCGCAATTTCGGCCGGGTGCGGGCGGTTGCGCACGCCGTAGTATTCGTCATACTTGGCCTTGATCCAGTCGGCGATCAGGCCGGCGTCGAAAACGTCATTTTGCAGCAGAAACTCGTGATCGCGCACCAGCGCGTCGAGCGCCTCGCGCAGTGAGGCCGGCAGCGGCTTGATCGCCTTGCGCTGCTCATCGCTCCAGGTGAAGATGTTCTGGTCAATCGGGCCAAAGCCGAGCGCACGCGGGTCCATCTGCTGGCGGATGCCATCCAGACCGGCCATCAACTGCACGGCCAAAGCCAGGTAGATGTTGCCGGTGGCGTCGGGCGGACGGAACTCGAAGCGCGCGGTGTCCGGTTGATCGGCATACTTGGGCACGCGGATGGCCGCGCTGCGATTGCCCAGGCTGAAGAAGGCGTTGACCGGCGCCTCGAAGCCGGGCACCAGGCGACGATAGGAGTTGGTAGACGGGTTGGTGAAGGCTAGAACGGCCGGGCCATGCTGGAGCAGGCCGCCGATGTACCACAGCGCCGTCTGGCTCAACTTGCCATAGCCATCAGCGTCATAGAACACATTCTGAGCGGCCTTGAAAAGATGTTGATGAAAGTGCATGCCGTTGCCGGCCTCGCCGTAGAGCGGCTTGGGCATGAAGGTGGCCGTCTGCTGGCGCCGGTGCGCCACCATCTTGGTGACATACTTGACCATCTGCGTGGCATCGCCGCTGCGCACCAGGCCCATCATCGGCGTTTCAATTTCGCACTGGCCTGGCCCGCCCACCTCATGATGGTGATACTTGACCTCGATGCCCATCTTCTCCAGTTCCATCACCATTTCGCTGCGCAGATTGAAGAGCTGGTCTTTGGGCGGAATGACGTGATAGCCGCCGTGGCGCGGGATCAAGTGCCCATGTCCGCCGCGGCTGCTCTGCCAATCGGCCTCTTTGCTCTCCACGCGGTAGGAGGCGGCATTGACCTCGTTTTCGAACGCCACGCTGTCGAAGACGTAGAACTCATATTCCGGCCCCCAACGGCTCTCATCGGCGATGCCCCAGGCGCGCATCGTCGCTTCGGCATGAATCGCAATGTTGCGCGGATCACGACCGAAGGGCAGCTTGGTATCGGCCTCGAACGCGCTGCAGATGAAGCTCAGGGTGGGGACATCCCAGAAGGGATCAACGAAGGCCGTGCTCAGATCAGGAATCAACACCATGTCGCCCGACTTGACTGAGCGCAGGCCAACCGACGAGCCGTCGAAACCGACGCCGTCACGCATCAGGTGTTCATTGAACTGGCTCTTCGGCACGGTGACATGGTGCCAACGCCCGGCCAGGTCGGTAAACTTGAGATCAATCATCGCGAACTGCTGTTTGCGCACAAAGGCTTGCGCCTCGGCAAAGGTGGTAAACATCGTCGTTTCCTCCTCGAAAAGTAGTGACTGCTGACGTTTTTGCAGGATGCCCAATCATCGTAGCGTGTTCACGCGCAATCGGCAATGGCATACGTCATAAACCATGACTATCCGGCGGTTGAAACCGCGGCCACGAAAACAAAGAAGCTCAAGAACAACGCCGGCTGGAACGCCGGCCAGTTTGCCGATACCGCCGCACAAGACTTCGCGGCCAGGCTGCGCCTCCGCCCAACAGCAACGCCATTGTCATCCATGCCACGGATCAGAATCATCAGGATATGGGCGTCTTTATCAGCCAGCGCACCGGCGTTGGGATCACGGCCAGCCGGCCGCCGGGGACTCGCGCGCCGGCCCGCATCAACTATGGAGCCGGCCCCTGCCCGGCGCGCTGAGAATGCCCGGCATGTGGGAATGACAACAGCCCCGGGCCGCCGCTGAACGGCGGCCCGGGGCCGCAGCATGAATTTGGCGCCTGCGTCTACTCGTAGCGCAGGGCATCAATCGGGTTCAAGCGGGCGGCCCGGCGCGCGGGGTAGATGCCGAAGAAGAGGCCGACCATCAACGAGAAGCCGAGCGCCAGCAGCACCGCGTCGAGCGTGATCGCCGCGGTCAGCAGCCCTGTCAGGCTGACGAGCAGGGCCAGGCCAACGCCCAGGACCAGGCCGATCAGGCCGCCGGTCAGGCTGATGACCAGCGCCTCGACGATGAACTGCCAGAGGATGTCCTGCTCGCGTGCGCCCACCGCCTTGCGCAGGCCAATCTCCTTGGTGCGCTCGGTCACGCTGACCAGCATGATGTTCATGATGCCGATGCCACCCACGAGCAGCGAGATACCGGCGATGGCGGCCAGGAAGACCGTCAGCAAGGTGGTGATCGTGCTCAACGTGCTCAGGAACGACGCTTGATTCATGATGCTGAAATCATCTGCGCTGCCGTCCGCCTTCGCCTGGTGACGATCCCGCAGCAGGGCGGTCACGCGCTGCTGGATGGCTGGCAGGTCCTCGCTGTTCTGCGCGGCCAGGGTGATGGCGGACACCTGGTAGCTCTTACCGTCCGGCGTGCGCCCGCCAAACAGGCGTTGTTGGGCCACTGAGATCGGCACGAACGCGCGGTCATCCACCGAGCCGAAGGCGCCGCCGCCCTTGGGCGTCAGCACACCGATCACGCGCAACGTTTGGTTCTTGATGCGCACCGTCTGCCCCACCGCCTCGCCGCTGCCAAACAGATCCTGCGCCAGGTTGGAGCCGAGCACCACCACCGGCGCCACGCTGCGCACCTGGTCCTCTGTCAGGAAGCTGCCCTGCGTCAGGGCCAACGCATTGACAGTTTGATAGGCTGGGGTGACGCCGACCACATTGGCGTTCTTGTCGGCCGCGGCGGCCACCACGCTGGCGGGTGCGCCCATCTGCGGGGCCACGCCCGTCACCGGCAAGTTGAGCGCAGCCACGGCATTGGCATCTTCCAGAGTCAGCGTTTGCGCGGCCACGCTCGCCCCTGGCGTCCGATTGCTCAGCGAGCCGGGGATGATCGTCAACACGTTGGTGCCGATGGCCTCCACCTGGCCGGTGATCTCTGCGCTGGCGCCATTTCCCACCGCCATCAGCGCCACCACCGAAGCCACGCCGATGATGACGCCCAGCATGGTCAGGATCGAACGCATCTTGTTGGCCAGCAGGCTGCTGAGGGCCATGCGGGTGATCTCCCACACATTGATCACCCCGGTATCGTCCGGCAGGGGCGCCAGTACGGTCTCCTGGCCGGCGGTCACAATCAGCGCCGGCCGCACGTTGGTCCATGTTGTCATTGGATCACCTCCTGCGATCGTGATTCATCGTGTACCAGGCGGCCATCGCGCATCGTCAGCACGCGGCGCGCATACGCGGCCACATCGGCCTCATGCGTGACCAGCACCACCGTCAGGCCTTGCTGGCGATTGAGGCGCTGCAAGATGCCCATGATCTCGGCGCTGGTTTTGGTATCGAGCGCGCCGGTCGGTTCGTCGGCCAGAATGACGGCCGGGCTGCCCACCAACGCGCGCGCAATGGCGACGCGTTGCTGTTGGCCGCCGCTCAACTCGTTGGGGCGGTGATGCACGCGATCGCTCATGCCCACGATGCCCAACGCAGTCGTCGCGCGCTGATGGCGCTCGGCGCGGCCCACGCCCCGGTAAATCAACGGCATCTCCACGTTGCGCAGGGCCGATTGGCGAGCCAGCAGGTTGTACTGCTGGAAGACAAAGCCCAATTTGCGCGCCCGCACCAGCGACAAATCCGCGCTGCCCAGTTTTTCCACGTCAATCCCATCCAGTTGATAGGCGCCGGCGCTGGGCGTGTCCAGGCAGCCGATCAGGTTCATCAGGGTGCTCTTGCCGCTGCCGCTCGGCCCCATGATGGCGATGAACTCGCCCTGTTGAATCTCGAATGAAACCCCCTGCAGGGCATGTACTTCGACATCGCCCATGCGGTAGGTCTTGTGCAAATCATGCACAGCAATCATCGCTATCATCGTTCGCCTCCTCATAAACCCGTTTTTTCGCAGAACACGGGTTTCTTTCACAAACCCGTTCTCACAGAAAACGGGTTTGTGCCTTACCGACTGAACAAGCCGCCAGAGCGTGTGCTACCCGCGCCGGCCGGCAATGCCACAATCTGCGTGCCTTCTGTCAGGCCGCTGACGATTTCCGTGTAGGCGCCATCGCTCAGGCCGGTCCGCACGTCTATCTCGGTGACGGTCTTGCCATCTGCGCTCGGCGCCTGGACCACACGGCCAGCGCCCTTGGGTAGCAGGGCCGTGGAGGGCACCAGCAGCACGCCTTGCTGGCGCTCGGTGATGATGCTGACGTTGGCGGTCATGCCCACCTTGACCCGCGCGTCGGCGTTGCTGAAGTCGACGCGCACCGCGTAAGTCACGACGCCGTTACTGGACTGGCCGGCCGGGGCGATGTAGGCCACGCGGCCGTCGCCCTGCCAGCCGGCCAACGAGTCAATCGTCACCGCCACGGCCTGGCCCAACTGCACCTCGACGACGTCGTTTTCGCTCAATTTGAGATCCACGTGCTGCTCACTCTGCGCCACCAGGCTCACGACGCCCAGGCCAGTGTTCACAAAACTACCCGGCACGATATGGGCCGCCGTGACCACCGCGTCGAACGGCGCGGCCAGGGTGGCGTTGCCCAGGTTGAGCTGCGCCTGCTTCAGGTTCTGCTCGGCCTGCGTCAGCGCGGCCTGTTGAATCAGCAGGTCTGTGGCAGTGGCCGGCGCGCTCAGTTTGTCCAGGTTCGCTTTGGCCTGATCCAGGCTGGCCTGCGTCGAACGCAGGTCTTCGGGGCGGGCGTACAGCTTGGCGAGGGTAGATTTGGCCTGCGCCAGTTGGTAGGCAGCCGTGGCAATCTGCGACGCCGCATCGCTATCGGTGGTTGCCAGTTGCGCCTCGTAGTTGGCCGTCGCCTGCTCGTAGTCCAGCGTGGCCTTCTGCAGCTCAACCGCTTCTGGTAAACGCCCGACATCGGCCCGCCAGGCCACGACATCGTACTTGGCCTGCGCCTGCTGCAGGACGGCCGCGGCCTTCTCCTGGGCCACGCGTACCGATTCCAGCTTGGTGCTCGCGGCGCTCGCCGACTTGACCGCCGCATTATAGGAAGCCTGTGTACTCTTGATATTGGCCTGCGCCGCGGTTAGTTCGGCGGCGGTGGGGCCGGCCAGCAGCTTGTCATAATTCGCCTGGGCTGATGCCACCTGCGCCTGCGCGGCGCTGATTTCCTGCGGCCGCGCATTACCCTGCCGGGCCTGGGTCAGCCGGGCCTGCGCGCTGATCAGGCCCGCCTCCGCGTTCGTCACCTGGATTTCCAACTGGCGTGTGTCCAGCCGGGCCAACGCCTGGCCGACCGTCACCACATCGCCTTCTGAAACCAGCACCTCGACCACGCTGCCGCCGGTCTGGAAACCGACGTCCAGCGCCTGCTCCGCCTCGATCGTGCCGCTGCCATAAACCGTGGCGCTCACATCCCCGCGCGTGACCGCCACCGTCGCGACCCCGGCCGCCTTCGCCGGCGCGGCGCCCTGGTTCAACCACAGCGCCGCCGCAATCACCAACACCACCATGCCAACCCCCGCCAGCAGCCAGTTTCCTTGCAGCCCCCGGCGCGTTCTTGTGTTCGTTTTCATCGTCATTTGACTCCTTTGTTAGTAGAGAGATTAGGGATCAGAGATCAGAGATCAGAGATCGGAGATCAGGTACGTGGAAGGCGGGCAATTGTTGGTCTCAGGTCTCAGGTCTCAGGTCTCCGCTCTCAGGTCTCCATTCTCGCGCCCCGCCCGCCCGCCGCCGTCCGCACGCCGGGTGATTCACGCTCGTCAGTCTGGGCGACGGGGTGTCACCCGAATGAGTGAGGCAGGCGTAGCGAGATGGGTGATGGGTCGCAGCACGGTGTGTGTTATAATGAGTGACCCATGCCCGGTGGGTACAACCGTGAATGAAAATGCCAGCGGACCGGGCAGCAAATCCAAATGGTCCCGGAATCGAGGCTTCAGCCGGTCTGCCACAGGGTTCTCAAGTGAACCGGCTAAAGCCTCCATTCCAGATGTTTTCAGCGACCACATTTGGAATTCCTGGCCGCCAACGGCTGCGACGGCCGCGGGAAGACGAGGGGGACTGATGCCGAACGAAGACATAAACGAGGATGATTTGCCTCTCCTGCTCGATGAGCGCCAGCGGCGCGGCGCGTTGGTGCTGCGCACGCTCCCCATCCTCTCCATTCCGGTGGTGGCGTCCATCATCACCTGGCTGCTGCTGCGCGTCACCCTGCTGGGCCTGGCGCCGCCCGATAACGTGCCGCGCGTCACGGCCGCGACGCCCCTGACCTTGATCGTCGTCGCTGTCATTTTCCTCAGCTCGCTCATCATCCTGGTGCGCCTGGGACGCCCCACCCTCTCCGCGCTGGCCTTGATCGGCGCGTGGACGCTGGCCGTCACCGTGGCCTCTCTGCGTTTCGGTGTCGTCACCTATTTCCCGGCCCTGTTGATCCTGCCGATCTGCGCGGCTGGCCTGTTGATTGACGCCACGGCCAGTATCAGCCTGGCCGGTCTGGCCACGGTGATGATTATCAGCCTGGCCTGGCTGGAGAACAACGGCTTGGTGGCCCCCACGCCCACACTACCGGCCTTCATGCAGGAGAACCTGCCCGTTTTGGCGGCCGGCTTTTGGGGCGGGCTTTTCTGGGCGGTGGCCGGGCTGACGTCGCTGCTGGCCGGCGGTTTGCAGCGCGCCCTGCGTCAGGCGCGCACGCAGACTGAGGCCCTCAGCCAATTGAGCAATGAGCTTGAGTC
The Candidatus Amarolinea dominans DNA segment above includes these coding regions:
- a CDS encoding ABC transporter ATP-binding protein; this encodes MIAVHDLHKTYRMGDVEVHALQGVSFEIQQGEFIAIMGPSGSGKSTLMNLIGCLDTPSAGAYQLDGIDVEKLGSADLSLVRARKLGFVFQQYNLLARQSALRNVEMPLIYRGVGRAERHQRATTALGIVGMSDRVHHRPNELSGGQQQRVAIARALVGSPAVILADEPTGALDTKTSAEIMGILQRLNRQQGLTVVLVTHEADVAAYARRVLTMRDGRLVHDESRSQEVIQ
- a CDS encoding efflux RND transporter periplasmic adaptor subunit, encoding MKTNTRTRRGLQGNWLLAGVGMVVLVIAAALWLNQGAAPAKAAGVATVAVTRGDVSATVYGSGTIEAEQALDVGFQTGGSVVEVLVSEGDVVTVGQALARLDTRQLEIQVTNAEAGLISAQARLTQARQGNARPQEISAAQAQVASAQANYDKLLAGPTAAELTAAQANIKSTQASYNAAVKSASAASTKLESVRVAQEKAAAVLQQAQAKYDVVAWRADVGRLPEAVELQKATLDYEQATANYEAQLATTDSDAASQIATAAYQLAQAKSTLAKLYARPEDLRSTQASLDQAKANLDKLSAPATATDLLIQQAALTQAEQNLKQAQLNLGNATLAAPFDAVVTAAHIVPGSFVNTGLGVVSLVAQSEQHVDLKLSENDVVEVQLGQAVAVTIDSLAGWQGDGRVAYIAPAGQSSNGVVTYAVRVDFSNADARVKVGMTANVSIITERQQGVLLVPSTALLPKGAGRVVQAPSADGKTVTEIDVRTGLSDGAYTEIVSGLTEGTQIVALPAGAGSTRSGGLFSR
- a CDS encoding sulfite exporter TauE/SafE family protein, producing the protein MDLALGFVIGLSLGLLGGGGSILTVPALVYLVGQTPQVAITTSLAIVGATSALAALFHRAQGTLNWRVALLFGGAGMAASFLAAGLSKRFSPALLLVAFALLMLIIGGLMLAPPAQRADAAAPRGWLTVIAGGAGVGVLTGILGVGGGFLIVPALVILVGLPMAQAVGTSLLVIAMNSLAGFLGHISGGASDLTALLSLTTIFAAAGLVGAFTGARLAGRLPATHLRRLFGGFVIVLAIFLLVDNVPKV
- a CDS encoding ABC transporter permease — its product is MTTWTNVRPALIVTAGQETVLAPLPDDTGVINVWEITRMALSSLLANKMRSILTMLGVIIGVASVVALMAVGNGASAEITGQVEAIGTNVLTIIPGSLSNRTPGASVAAQTLTLEDANAVAALNLPVTGVAPQMGAPASVVAAAADKNANVVGVTPAYQTVNALALTQGSFLTEDQVRSVAPVVVLGSNLAQDLFGSGEAVGQTVRIKNQTLRVIGVLTPKGGGAFGSVDDRAFVPISVAQQRLFGGRTPDGKSYQVSAITLAAQNSEDLPAIQQRVTALLRDRHQAKADGSADDFSIMNQASFLSTLSTITTLLTVFLAAIAGISLLVGGIGIMNIMLVSVTERTKEIGLRKAVGAREQDILWQFIVEALVISLTGGLIGLVLGVGLALLVSLTGLLTAAITLDAVLLALGFSLMVGLFFGIYPARRAARLNPIDALRYE
- the glnA gene encoding type I glutamate--ammonia ligase yields the protein MFTTFAEAQAFVRKQQFAMIDLKFTDLAGRWHHVTVPKSQFNEHLMRDGVGFDGSSVGLRSVKSGDMVLIPDLSTAFVDPFWDVPTLSFICSAFEADTKLPFGRDPRNIAIHAEATMRAWGIADESRWGPEYEFYVFDSVAFENEVNAASYRVESKEADWQSSRGGHGHLIPRHGGYHVIPPKDQLFNLRSEMVMELEKMGIEVKYHHHEVGGPGQCEIETPMMGLVRSGDATQMVKYVTKMVAHRRQQTATFMPKPLYGEAGNGMHFHQHLFKAAQNVFYDADGYGKLSQTALWYIGGLLQHGPAVLAFTNPSTNSYRRLVPGFEAPVNAFFSLGNRSAAIRVPKYADQPDTARFEFRPPDATGNIYLALAVQLMAGLDGIRQQMDPRALGFGPIDQNIFTWSDEQRKAIKPLPASLREALDALVRDHEFLLQNDVFDAGLIADWIKAKYDEYYGVRNRPHPAEIALYYDV
- a CDS encoding rhodanese-like domain-containing protein, producing MDFFRRLLGGGSIAAISASEAGQRLRTQPAPFILDVRQPEEYRLGHIAGAMLIPLGELSQRLKDLPREREILCVCRSGNRSRSATQQLLAQGFKAVNLSGGMIAWEQAGLPVKKGAAK